The genomic region CGTGCGCGACCTGTGCGCGCAGCCAGTAGCCGTCCGACAGCCCGAAGAAGCGGCAGAGTCGCAGGTCGGTGTCGGCGGTGATTGCGCGCTTGCCGGCGATGATCTCGCCGATGCGGGTGGCGGGGACCCAGATCTCCTTCGCGAGCCGGTACTTCGTGATGCCCAGGGGCGCGAGGAACTCCTCCATGAGCAGCTCGCCGGGGGTCACGGGGGGCAGGGTCTGTCTCTTCGCCATCATCATCACCTTCTAGTGGTAGTCCACGATCTCGACATCTTCGG from Actinomycetota bacterium harbors:
- a CDS encoding HigA family addiction module antidote protein, coding for MAKRQTLPPVTPGELLMEEFLAPLGITKYRLAKEIWVPATRIGEIIAGKRAITADTDLRLCRFFGLSDGYWLRAQVAHDTEVAHAKLDAELEKIRPWSGGGLAARPSG